A genomic window from Chitinophagaceae bacterium includes:
- a CDS encoding DUF308 domain-containing protein, producing MLQTMLKKWWLILVQGILMIILSIFIFNNADAVLAGISIWFGVIVLLTGVVGVISWLASTSSERETGSLIWSLLTGLFGVLMLMHLFATMKMLTIIFGIWMLLTGYNLFSSGWPIRNEGWLGWLLVIVGILSFIAGVVMITNIGAGAIGISALLGFQVLLSGIVMVILAFVKKAVVNKITGKVEELKSRMGS from the coding sequence ATGTTACAAACAATGCTGAAAAAATGGTGGCTGATTTTAGTGCAAGGCATTCTCATGATTATCCTGAGCATCTTCATTTTTAACAATGCTGATGCAGTACTGGCCGGCATCTCTATATGGTTTGGTGTTATTGTACTGCTTACCGGCGTGGTGGGTGTTATCTCATGGCTTGCATCCACATCATCTGAACGTGAAACAGGATCACTCATCTGGAGTCTGCTTACAGGCTTGTTTGGCGTATTAATGCTGATGCACCTTTTTGCCACTATGAAAATGCTCACCATCATTTTTGGCATCTGGATGTTATTGACAGGTTACAATCTTTTTTCTTCCGGCTGGCCGATTCGCAACGAAGGCTGGCTTGGCTGGCTGCTCGTGATCGTGGGCATACTTTCATTTATTGCAGGAGTAGTGATGATCACTAACATCGGAGCCGGGGCAATCGGCATCAGCGCACTGTTAGGATTCCAGGTACTTCTTTCAGGAATTGTAATGGTTATTCTTGCTTTTGTTAAGAAGGCAGTAGTAAATAAAATAACCGGTAAAGTGGAAGAACTTAAATCAAGAATGGGATCATAG
- a CDS encoding T9SS type A sorting domain-containing protein, with protein MRNIFLLCMFLISFAAGAQTPAQPPINFYTLQAQFYATHPEVSRLHRQNTEESNTAEEENNEEEKYKDDEVARFKRWEAFMEPRVYPSGNFIDPGILLREFKKYQQVHPSAVRTANWQGIGPDLVPTGVPLAGIGRINTIAINPVDTNIIFAGTPCGGLWKSTNGGLNWNTNNSDLLPNISIGDIAINPIHPDTMYAATGDSYGYEIYAFAIGYFWGGTYSAGLMKSTDGGQSWNSTGLSYDQTDGQLIYRVVVSPANPNLLFAATRGGLYKSADAAATWTKVVNGFFFDVEFNAANPNTVYAVDDHHCFVSTNGGSTWTQSIAMLQDAGTGSRISIAVTPANSNLIYVWTQAGSFYVSPDGGISFNEMSTPTSLASSQGVYDIVLAASPTNANMVVAGGVNLVRSVNGGQSWDIIGGGYSFGADKIHPDFHAAVYYPNDGTRLLAGNDGGIFRSTQGSFPWTDISKGMAIKQYYRIGNSVVDHDYILAGAQDNGTDKFDGVSWTHVYSGDGMQPLVDYENDQVNYASAQYGSVGRSSNGSAGYSSIYPVDPGGEYYYYGDWVTPYVLDPLNHHVIYYGGAAYSTSNNAYFGTILKSENDGASWAQILTADVGVQSIIYRVRIAPSDPNTIYATTINQVFYTSNGGNTWSEITGSLPAITGGITDLVISNDDPKKIWLTFSGYTAGEKIYHSTNAGANWSNLSGSLPNIPANCIAYQRNANDMLYAGTDFGVFYRDNNMSDWEPFNDGLPNVIVTQLDVLYSFNKLRAATYGRGIWESDLAVSAVTANDAGILTLLTPAGFSCETEGDITARIKNFGTTTLTSVTLHMSVDNGAEQTVDWTGNLASGDTLTIDFGMVNFADGNHEIVVYTSNPNGAADENTDNDRRSGFYQVTISASTLPIAEGFESGFPPALWHQNGSMWTLANVGGLMLSAHSTVVPFFDIPAGTSELVTPQLSLFTSLPALAMTFYRSYAPYTDPGYIDTMRILITTDCFSTYTIAYEKTTPDLKTASPTQNPFVPQNQAQWKKDSIDLTAYIGMTDVQIAMQALSGYGNNLYIDDININPIFTGTIDPESVQFEMFPNPTHGVCNIILPSNHEVHSIQITNAIGSLIWQVNEKVTHASTIAVDLSGYAAGVYFVKLDTKNGPVIKPLVLE; from the coding sequence ATGAGAAACATTTTCCTCTTATGCATGTTCCTGATTTCATTTGCTGCCGGCGCACAAACCCCGGCACAACCACCAATAAATTTCTACACACTGCAGGCGCAGTTTTATGCAACGCATCCGGAAGTATCACGATTGCACCGGCAAAACACTGAGGAAAGTAACACAGCGGAAGAAGAAAACAATGAGGAGGAGAAATACAAAGACGATGAAGTGGCCCGCTTTAAACGGTGGGAAGCTTTTATGGAACCACGTGTATATCCGTCAGGTAATTTTATTGATCCGGGAATTCTGTTGCGTGAATTCAAAAAATATCAGCAAGTACATCCTTCAGCCGTACGCACTGCCAACTGGCAGGGAATCGGTCCTGATCTGGTACCAACCGGTGTTCCGTTAGCAGGCATCGGCCGGATCAATACCATTGCCATCAATCCGGTGGACACCAATATTATTTTTGCCGGCACACCTTGCGGTGGTCTTTGGAAGTCAACAAATGGTGGTCTGAACTGGAACACCAATAATTCTGATTTGCTTCCGAACATCAGCATCGGTGATATTGCGATTAATCCGATTCATCCCGATACCATGTACGCCGCAACCGGTGATAGTTATGGGTATGAAATTTACGCCTTCGCGATAGGTTACTTTTGGGGCGGAACGTATTCGGCAGGTTTGATGAAGTCGACAGATGGCGGACAAAGCTGGAATTCCACCGGATTAAGTTATGATCAAACAGACGGGCAGTTAATTTATCGTGTTGTTGTGAGTCCGGCAAACCCAAATTTATTGTTCGCTGCAACACGTGGCGGATTGTATAAGTCCGCCGATGCTGCTGCTACCTGGACAAAAGTTGTTAACGGTTTCTTTTTCGATGTTGAATTCAATGCCGCTAATCCAAACACCGTGTATGCTGTTGACGATCATCATTGTTTTGTAAGCACGAATGGAGGCAGCACCTGGACACAGTCAATCGCGATGCTTCAGGATGCAGGCACCGGCTCCAGGATTTCTATAGCCGTAACACCTGCCAATTCAAACCTGATTTATGTGTGGACACAAGCCGGAAGTTTCTATGTTTCTCCGGATGGTGGAATTTCATTTAACGAAATGAGTACACCTACTTCTTTGGCTTCTTCTCAGGGAGTATATGATATTGTGCTCGCCGCTTCACCCACTAATGCAAATATGGTAGTGGCTGGTGGTGTTAATCTTGTACGCTCTGTTAATGGCGGACAAAGCTGGGACATTATCGGTGGCGGTTATTCTTTTGGAGCAGATAAAATTCACCCTGATTTTCATGCCGCGGTGTATTATCCGAATGATGGCACACGACTGCTGGCAGGAAATGATGGCGGTATATTCCGGAGCACGCAGGGAAGTTTTCCATGGACAGACATCAGTAAAGGAATGGCCATCAAACAATATTACCGCATTGGCAATTCTGTAGTTGATCATGATTATATTCTTGCCGGCGCTCAGGATAATGGAACAGATAAATTTGACGGCGTCAGTTGGACACATGTCTATAGCGGAGATGGTATGCAACCGCTTGTGGATTATGAAAACGACCAGGTTAATTACGCGAGCGCTCAATATGGTTCAGTGGGAAGAAGCAGCAATGGCTCAGCCGGTTATTCTTCGATCTATCCTGTTGATCCGGGCGGCGAATATTATTATTATGGCGACTGGGTTACACCTTATGTTCTTGATCCGCTGAATCATCATGTAATCTACTACGGCGGCGCGGCGTATTCGACGAGCAATAACGCTTATTTCGGTACGATCTTAAAATCAGAAAATGATGGCGCCTCCTGGGCGCAGATACTGACGGCAGACGTCGGCGTGCAAAGCATCATTTATCGTGTTCGCATAGCGCCATCCGATCCCAATACTATTTATGCTACCACTATCAACCAGGTTTTTTATACCTCAAATGGTGGCAACACCTGGTCAGAAATTACGGGTTCGTTGCCTGCAATAACAGGTGGCATTACCGACCTTGTTATCAGTAATGATGATCCGAAAAAAATCTGGCTGACATTTTCAGGTTATACTGCAGGAGAAAAAATTTATCACAGCACAAATGCAGGAGCCAACTGGTCTAACCTATCGGGAAGTTTACCCAACATTCCGGCAAATTGTATTGCTTATCAGCGAAATGCCAATGATATGCTGTATGCCGGTACTGATTTTGGTGTTTTCTATCGCGACAATAATATGAGTGACTGGGAACCCTTTAATGATGGATTGCCTAATGTAATTGTAACACAGCTTGACGTATTATACTCTTTCAATAAGTTACGTGCAGCCACTTATGGCAGAGGAATCTGGGAGAGTGATCTTGCAGTTTCGGCTGTAACAGCTAACGATGCCGGTATTCTAACACTCTTGACTCCAGCAGGATTTAGCTGCGAAACAGAAGGCGACATCACTGCAAGAATTAAAAACTTCGGCACCACGACTCTCACGAGTGTAACGCTGCACATGAGCGTTGACAATGGCGCTGAACAAACCGTTGACTGGACAGGAAACCTGGCATCAGGAGATACACTGACTATTGATTTCGGCATGGTAAACTTTGCTGATGGGAACCATGAGATTGTTGTTTATACTTCCAATCCGAATGGAGCAGCGGATGAAAATACTGACAACGACCGGAGGTCTGGATTTTATCAGGTTACCATTTCAGCATCAACCTTGCCGATAGCAGAAGGATTTGAATCGGGTTTCCCGCCAGCATTGTGGCATCAGAACGGAAGCATGTGGACATTAGCCAATGTGGGCGGACTAATGCTTTCAGCACATTCAACAGTGGTGCCTTTCTTTGACATACCTGCCGGCACAAGCGAATTGGTTACACCACAACTGAGCCTGTTCACCTCACTGCCAGCACTTGCCATGACCTTTTACCGTTCCTATGCGCCGTATACCGATCCCGGATATATTGATACCATGAGAATACTGATCACCACTGATTGCTTTAGTACTTACACGATTGCTTATGAGAAAACTACGCCTGATCTTAAAACTGCTTCACCCACGCAGAATCCGTTTGTACCACAAAATCAGGCACAATGGAAAAAAGATTCCATTGACCTCACTGCATATATTGGCATGACGGATGTTCAGATCGCTATGCAGGCATTGAGTGGTTATGGAAATAATTTGTACATCGATGACATTAATATCAACCCGATTTTTACAGGCACTATTGATCCCGAATCCGTACAGTTTGAAATGTTTCCCAATCCGACCCATGGTGTGTGTAACATCATTCTTCCGTCCAATCATGAGGTACATTCCATTCAGATTACCAATGCAATCGGAAGTTTGATCTGGCAGGTAAATGAAAAGGTTACGCATGCCTCCACAATTGCGGTTGATCTTTCCGGATACGCAGCAGGAGTTTATTTTGTAAAGCTGGATACTAAAAACGGACCGGTGATAAAGCCGTTGGTGTTGGAGTGA
- a CDS encoding rhodanese-related sulfurtransferase, whose translation MKPFSTLLYYKYVRIPDAEQFAHTHLQYCKSIGIKGRILVADEGLNGTASGTVEQCRQYMDHLHADPRFADMAFKIDEEDAPSFAKIFVRYKKEIVNFNRPEVNVWEHSGKYLEPEAFRKAKDDPDTVVIDVRNKVEWEVGKFKNAIALPIDHFRDLPHFLPELEQYKDKKILAYCTGGIRCEKATAFLLENGFKDVYHLHGGIIEYGKQTGGEDFDGKCYVFDERITVDVNEVNPTIISHCLRCGTSSARMVNCANPECNNHFAMCEACGWKYEGTCSETCQQHPRKRMYDGTGYYVKGKQVVNNA comes from the coding sequence ATGAAACCATTCAGCACACTGCTTTATTACAAGTATGTCCGCATTCCTGACGCGGAACAATTCGCGCATACGCACCTTCAATACTGCAAATCAATAGGCATCAAAGGTCGGATCCTTGTTGCAGATGAAGGGTTGAACGGAACTGCTTCCGGCACTGTAGAACAATGCAGGCAGTACATGGATCATTTACACGCAGATCCTCGATTTGCTGATATGGCTTTTAAAATAGATGAAGAGGATGCTCCTTCATTCGCCAAAATTTTTGTGCGTTATAAAAAGGAGATCGTCAATTTTAACAGGCCGGAAGTAAATGTATGGGAGCATTCAGGAAAATACCTTGAACCCGAAGCGTTTCGAAAAGCCAAAGATGATCCGGACACAGTAGTAATCGATGTACGTAACAAGGTAGAATGGGAAGTGGGAAAGTTTAAAAATGCCATTGCGCTGCCAATAGATCACTTCCGCGATCTTCCGCATTTTTTACCGGAACTCGAACAATACAAAGACAAAAAAATACTCGCTTATTGTACCGGAGGTATCCGTTGTGAGAAAGCAACAGCGTTTTTACTGGAGAATGGTTTTAAAGATGTCTATCATCTTCATGGTGGCATTATCGAATACGGCAAACAAACAGGAGGCGAAGATTTCGACGGTAAGTGTTATGTTTTTGACGAACGCATAACTGTTGATGTGAACGAAGTGAATCCAACCATCATATCTCATTGTCTTCGTTGCGGAACTTCGTCAGCACGAATGGTAAACTGCGCCAATCCTGAATGCAACAATCATTTTGCGATGTGTGAAGCCTGCGGATGGAAATATGAGGGTACCTGCAGCGAAACATGTCAGCAACATCCACGCAAACGTATGTATGATGGAACGGGATATTATGTGAAAGGAAAACAGGTAGTGAATAACGCATAG